Proteins encoded by one window of Xanthomonas sp. DAR 80977:
- a CDS encoding TonB-dependent receptor: protein MSKLTLGLVAALAAAPVFAQSTSAGVGGLVTHDGQPVVGADVTITHVESGTVSRATTDASGRYNARGLRVGGPYTITITKPGEGTKTEDSVYLSVNQTASVNAALTGDVATLETVNAVAIAGGSEVFSATKMGAGTNVGREQIESLPSVNGNIQDFMRLDPRVAFVDRASGTISAGGLNPRYNSINIDGVSASDTFGLEGNNMTTRRQPVSMEAIEAIDVNLSNYDVSIASAAGATVNAVTKSGTNEFHGSVYGYMRDGDWFGDNPDGSKFNGFTKEKTYGATFGGPIVKDKLFFFANYEKFQQDAPGLDLGSTALGKANAKYTLADVTRAQQIAQNYGFDAGSLDSNGNTDLEEYALKLDWNINDNHRASFRYSKLDQSKLRINGASSTSQASLSSYWYQHEKSVESYVGQLFSDWSENFSTEFKASYRDYSAIRVVPTDAPSIAIYFDGTVAAPTGDVLYLGTETNSQGNILTTKTWNYYGAGTLTLDNHDLKFGVDYTTNDIYNLFGRNSWGVYTFLGLDNFANGRWSSYQLNSERTPGSIAADYKNDNLGLFIQDTWYVNNNLTLTLGLRGDRPGVSPDPAYNAAAQAYFGYNNSKVFGGDFLIQPRFGFNYTFDTDRPTQLRGGVGLFQGDAPQVWIGNSYSNTGFNYNAYSYTSYNPALPFSPNKDTQPIPTTPGSATQGVSFVGDDFKLPSLYKANIALDHELPWYGIVASAELLVTKVKDGLYYKSLNIGRVTAAGEDPSPAYYGPDGRALYWNPARTGRPWATGDNRYNRNTAYSDVYLIENTDKGKTQQFTVSLSKPFSEGGEWSWNLGYTYTHATEVGSLTSSTASSGWGYQYAFNANSETENTSRYEIKDRVSGSLNWEHKFFGDYKTRVGLVYEGRSGRPYSYVYNGDANGDGRSTNDLFYVPKGPGDVLFGSLSSTGAFTANPALEKQFFDWLAQNPQLAKYAGSYAPANGFRSSWINTFDLHVSQQLPGFFKGHKSEVWVDIQNVGNLLNKKWGRIYDYGFFADARVANLQGIYNGKYVYNTLYTDQPSAANADADGFNTGVSQWSLNLGVRYEF, encoded by the coding sequence ATGTCCAAGCTCACCCTTGGCCTCGTTGCTGCGCTTGCCGCCGCCCCCGTGTTCGCCCAGAGCACCTCCGCCGGCGTCGGCGGTTTGGTCACCCACGACGGCCAGCCGGTGGTGGGCGCCGACGTGACCATCACCCACGTCGAATCGGGAACGGTGAGCCGTGCCACCACGGATGCCAGCGGTCGCTACAACGCGCGCGGCCTGCGCGTCGGCGGTCCGTACACCATCACCATCACCAAGCCCGGCGAAGGCACCAAGACCGAAGACAGCGTGTACCTGAGCGTCAATCAGACCGCCAGCGTCAATGCGGCGCTGACCGGCGACGTGGCGACGCTGGAGACGGTGAACGCGGTCGCGATCGCCGGTGGCTCGGAAGTGTTCAGCGCGACCAAGATGGGCGCGGGCACCAACGTCGGCCGCGAGCAGATCGAATCGCTGCCGTCGGTCAACGGCAACATCCAGGACTTCATGCGCCTGGATCCGCGCGTGGCCTTCGTCGATCGCGCGTCCGGCACCATCAGCGCCGGCGGCCTGAACCCGCGCTACAACTCGATCAACATCGACGGCGTCTCGGCCAGCGACACCTTCGGCCTGGAAGGCAACAACATGACCACCCGGCGCCAGCCGGTGTCGATGGAGGCGATCGAGGCGATCGACGTCAACCTGTCCAACTACGACGTCAGCATCGCCAGCGCCGCCGGCGCCACCGTCAACGCGGTGACCAAGTCCGGTACCAACGAGTTCCATGGTTCGGTCTACGGCTACATGCGCGACGGCGACTGGTTCGGCGACAACCCGGACGGCAGCAAGTTCAACGGCTTCACCAAGGAAAAGACCTACGGCGCCACCTTCGGCGGCCCGATCGTCAAGGACAAGCTGTTCTTCTTCGCCAACTACGAGAAATTCCAGCAGGACGCGCCCGGCCTGGACCTGGGCAGCACCGCGCTGGGCAAGGCCAACGCCAAGTACACCCTGGCGGACGTGACCCGCGCCCAGCAGATCGCGCAGAACTACGGCTTCGACGCCGGCTCGCTCGACAGCAACGGCAACACCGATCTCGAGGAATACGCGCTCAAGCTCGACTGGAACATCAACGACAACCACCGCGCCAGCTTCCGCTACAGCAAGCTCGACCAGAGCAAGCTGCGCATCAACGGCGCCAGCAGCACCAGCCAGGCCTCGCTCAGCTCGTACTGGTACCAGCACGAGAAGAGCGTGGAGAGCTACGTCGGCCAGCTGTTCAGCGACTGGTCCGAGAACTTCTCCACCGAGTTCAAGGCGTCCTACCGCGACTACTCGGCGATCCGCGTGGTGCCGACCGATGCCCCGAGCATCGCGATCTACTTCGACGGCACCGTGGCCGCGCCGACCGGCGACGTGCTGTACCTGGGTACCGAGACCAACTCGCAGGGCAACATCCTCACCACCAAGACCTGGAACTACTACGGTGCAGGCACCCTGACCCTGGACAACCACGACCTGAAGTTCGGCGTCGACTACACCACCAACGACATCTACAACCTGTTCGGCCGCAACAGCTGGGGCGTGTACACGTTCCTGGGCCTGGACAACTTCGCCAATGGCCGCTGGAGTTCCTACCAGCTCAACAGCGAGCGCACCCCGGGTTCGATCGCGGCCGACTACAAGAACGACAATCTCGGCCTGTTCATCCAGGACACCTGGTACGTCAACAACAACCTGACCCTGACCCTGGGCCTGCGCGGCGACCGCCCGGGCGTCAGCCCGGATCCGGCCTACAACGCGGCGGCGCAGGCGTACTTCGGCTACAACAACAGCAAGGTGTTCGGCGGCGATTTCCTGATCCAGCCCCGCTTCGGCTTCAACTACACCTTCGACACCGACCGTCCGACCCAGCTGCGCGGCGGCGTGGGCCTGTTCCAGGGCGACGCCCCGCAGGTGTGGATCGGCAACAGCTACTCCAACACCGGCTTCAACTACAACGCCTACAGCTACACCAGCTACAACCCGGCGTTGCCGTTCAGCCCGAACAAGGACACGCAGCCGATCCCGACCACCCCCGGTTCGGCGACCCAGGGCGTGAGCTTCGTCGGCGACGACTTCAAGCTGCCGTCGCTGTACAAGGCCAACATCGCGCTCGACCACGAACTGCCCTGGTACGGCATCGTCGCCTCGGCCGAGTTGCTGGTGACCAAGGTCAAGGACGGCCTGTACTACAAGAGCCTGAACATCGGCCGCGTCACCGCCGCCGGCGAAGATCCGAGCCCGGCCTACTACGGTCCGGACGGCCGCGCGCTGTACTGGAATCCGGCCCGCACCGGCCGTCCGTGGGCGACCGGCGACAACCGCTACAACCGCAACACCGCCTACAGCGACGTCTACCTGATCGAGAACACCGACAAGGGCAAGACCCAGCAGTTCACGGTGTCGCTGTCCAAGCCGTTCAGCGAAGGCGGCGAGTGGTCGTGGAACCTGGGCTACACCTATACCCACGCCACCGAAGTCGGTTCGCTGACCAGCTCCACCGCCAGCTCGGGCTGGGGCTACCAGTACGCCTTCAACGCCAATTCGGAAACCGAGAACACCTCGCGCTACGAGATCAAGGACCGCGTCTCCGGCTCGCTGAACTGGGAGCACAAGTTCTTCGGCGACTACAAGACCCGCGTGGGCCTGGTCTACGAAGGCCGCAGCGGCCGTCCCTACAGCTACGTGTACAACGGCGACGCCAACGGCGACGGCCGTAGCACCAACGACCTGTTCTACGTGCCGAAGGGCCCGGGCGACGTGCTGTTCGGTTCGCTCAGCAGCACCGGCGCGTTCACCGCCAACCCGGCGCTGGAGAAGCAGTTCTTCGATTGGCTGGCGCAGAACCCGCAGCTGGCCAAGTACGCGGGCAGCTACGCGCCGGCCAACGGCTTCCGTTCGTCCTGGATCAACACCTTCGACCTGCACGTCAGCCAGCAGCTGCCGGGCTTCTTCAAGGGCCACAAGTCCGAGGTGTGGGTGGACATCCAGAACGTGGGCAACCTGCTGAACAAGAAGTGGGGCCGGATCTACGACTACGGTTTCTTTGCCGACGCGCGCGTGGCCAACCTGCAGGGCATCTACAACGGCAAGTACGTGTACAACACCCTGTACACCGACCAGCCGAGCGCCGCCAATGCCGATGCCGACGGCTTCAACACCGGCGTTTCGCAGTGGTCGCTGAACCTGGGCGTGCGCTACGAGTTCTGA
- the ppnN gene encoding nucleotide 5'-monophosphate nucleosidase PpnN codes for MTTSNTAARALRVVDARIYPRGGLDILSRAEVARLRDASSGGLHELLRRCALAVLTSGSASDDPRAARDLYPDFDIQVAQRDRGVRIDLLNAPAMAFVDGEIINGVAELLFAVIRDLAYMAIELGPDSAADLDSSEGITSAVFGQLRNARILQPADPNLVVCWGGHSISRDEYLYTKQVGYELGLRGLDICTGCGPGAMKGPMKGATIAHAKQRKHDNRYIGITEPGIIAAESPNPIVNHLVIMPDIEKRLEAFVRIGHGIIVFPGGVGTAEEILYLLGILLREENRDLPFPLILTGPTIAAPYFEQIDRFLRLTLGEAATSRYQIVVGDPVAVARKMADGIQRVRMHRKEQKDAFYFNWSVDIPLEYQLPFVPTHEAMAALDLHHGRPPHALAADLRRAFSGIVAGNVKEDGMHRIEQYGPFEIHGDADMMQALDELLRAFVEQRRMKISGEYRPCYRVMA; via the coding sequence ATGACGACGAGCAATACGGCGGCGCGGGCGCTGCGGGTAGTGGACGCGCGGATCTACCCGCGCGGCGGCCTGGACATCCTCTCGCGCGCGGAAGTGGCGCGCCTGCGCGACGCCTCCAGCGGCGGCCTGCACGAACTGCTGCGGCGCTGCGCGCTGGCGGTGCTGACCAGCGGCAGCGCCTCCGACGATCCGCGCGCCGCACGCGACCTGTATCCCGATTTCGACATCCAGGTCGCGCAGCGCGACCGCGGCGTGCGCATCGACCTGCTCAACGCGCCGGCGATGGCGTTCGTGGACGGGGAGATCATCAACGGCGTGGCCGAACTGCTGTTCGCCGTGATTCGCGACCTGGCCTACATGGCCATCGAGCTCGGCCCGGACTCCGCCGCCGATCTCGACTCCAGCGAAGGCATCACCAGCGCCGTGTTCGGGCAACTGCGCAACGCGCGCATCCTGCAGCCGGCCGATCCGAACCTGGTGGTGTGCTGGGGCGGCCATTCGATCTCGCGCGACGAGTACCTGTACACCAAGCAGGTCGGCTACGAGCTGGGCCTGCGCGGGCTGGACATCTGCACCGGCTGCGGCCCGGGCGCGATGAAGGGGCCGATGAAGGGCGCCACCATCGCCCATGCCAAGCAGCGCAAGCACGACAACCGCTACATCGGCATCACCGAGCCGGGCATCATCGCCGCCGAGTCGCCGAACCCGATCGTCAACCATCTGGTGATCATGCCGGACATCGAGAAGCGCCTGGAGGCCTTCGTCCGCATCGGCCACGGCATCATCGTGTTCCCCGGCGGCGTCGGCACCGCCGAGGAGATCCTGTACCTGCTCGGCATCCTGTTGCGCGAGGAGAACCGCGACCTGCCGTTCCCGCTGATCCTGACCGGCCCGACCATCGCCGCGCCGTATTTCGAGCAGATCGACCGCTTCCTGCGCCTGACCCTGGGCGAGGCGGCCACCTCGCGCTACCAGATCGTGGTCGGCGACCCGGTCGCGGTGGCGCGCAAGATGGCCGACGGCATCCAGCGGGTGCGCATGCACCGCAAGGAGCAGAAGGACGCGTTCTACTTCAACTGGTCGGTGGACATCCCGCTGGAGTACCAGCTGCCGTTCGTGCCCACCCACGAAGCGATGGCCGCGCTCGACCTGCATCACGGACGCCCGCCGCACGCGCTGGCGGCGGACCTGCGCCGCGCCTTCTCCGGCATCGTCGCCGGCAACGTCAAGGAGGACGGCATGCACCGCATCGAGCAGTACGGCCCGTTCGAGATCCACGGCGACGCGGACATGATGCAGGCCCTGGACGAACTGCTGCGCGCCTTCGTCGAGCAGCGCCGGATGAAGATCTCCGGCGAGTATCGGCCTTGCTATCGGGTCATGGCCTGA
- a CDS encoding sensor histidine kinase has protein sequence MRPAPTPALPLDILWQPTTLIWVLLAGEAVAVILTMAPGQSTSGWVHFGLASLLLQWTALTTLALLYLLRGHLERCRPQQVAYLAVALLVIVAVAVHAIAWAALKELSLLQGGWHTFLLKVAAIALTLGLMALLAFQNHWRVQQLAVQAKQAQLEALRARIQPHFLFNTLNTGAALARFRPEQAEHLLLDLADLFRAALAGPDRLSLEEELSLARRYLGIEQMRLGERLRVDWQLPDPLPAIDVPTLSIQPLVENAIRHGIEPSTSGGHVRLRVEQDAHWVRIEIVNSLPANGEAAAGSGHGIGLDAVRARVESLGSGRLSTRHGSDTFVSLLELPTRP, from the coding sequence ATGCGCCCAGCCCCCACTCCCGCCCTGCCGCTCGATATCCTGTGGCAGCCCACGACCCTGATCTGGGTGCTGTTGGCCGGCGAGGCGGTCGCGGTCATCCTGACCATGGCGCCGGGACAGTCCACGAGCGGCTGGGTCCATTTCGGCCTGGCCTCGCTGCTGCTGCAGTGGACGGCGTTGACCACGCTGGCCTTGCTGTATCTGCTGCGCGGCCACCTCGAACGCTGCCGTCCGCAGCAGGTCGCCTATCTGGCGGTGGCGCTGCTGGTGATCGTCGCCGTCGCCGTGCACGCGATCGCATGGGCGGCACTGAAAGAGCTGTCGCTATTGCAGGGAGGCTGGCACACGTTCCTGCTCAAGGTGGCGGCCATCGCCCTCACCCTGGGCCTGATGGCGCTGCTGGCGTTCCAGAACCACTGGCGCGTCCAACAACTGGCGGTGCAAGCCAAGCAGGCCCAGCTCGAAGCGCTGCGCGCGCGCATCCAGCCCCACTTCCTGTTCAACACGCTCAACACCGGCGCGGCGCTGGCGCGCTTCCGGCCGGAACAGGCGGAGCATCTGTTGCTGGATCTTGCCGATCTGTTCAGAGCAGCGCTGGCCGGACCGGATCGGCTGAGCCTTGAAGAAGAACTGTCGCTTGCCCGGCGCTATCTCGGCATTGAGCAGATGCGCCTGGGCGAACGCCTGCGCGTGGATTGGCAACTTCCCGATCCTCTTCCGGCGATCGACGTCCCCACGCTTTCGATCCAGCCCTTGGTGGAGAACGCGATCCGGCACGGCATCGAGCCCAGCACCAGCGGCGGCCATGTCCGCCTTCGGGTCGAACAGGACGCGCATTGGGTCAGGATCGAGATCGTCAATTCCCTGCCGGCGAACGGCGAGGCCGCCGCCGGCAGCGGCCACGGGATCGGCCTGGATGCGGTCCGTGCCCGCGTGGAAAGCCTTGGCAGCGGGCGCCTGAGCACCCGCCACGGGAGCGACACCTTCGTCAGCCTGCTTGAACTGCCCACCCGTCCCTGA
- a CDS encoding GspH/FimT family pseudopilin, which yields MQRFHAERPRYSGRYRRIGGFSLIELMVTVAVLAVAMSFAIPSYTYLVNTSRLTSASNEMVASLQLARSEAIRLNRNVAVCRSDNGTSCATGSAWNQWITIVVTGSTVLRVSAVKAPVQLSVSGAVSGNSDRIVFSPDGFARSSAGMLLNAGFSSCIATTSLSDNLRVVYIVGGSRVGFVTTPGNVACPVPSDSPPP from the coding sequence ATGCAGCGCTTTCACGCCGAGCGACCGCGCTACTCCGGGCGGTACCGACGGATCGGTGGTTTCAGCTTGATCGAGTTGATGGTGACGGTCGCCGTGCTGGCGGTGGCGATGAGCTTTGCCATTCCAAGCTATACCTACCTGGTCAATACCAGCCGGCTGACGTCTGCGTCCAACGAGATGGTGGCATCGCTTCAGCTCGCGCGCTCGGAGGCGATCCGGCTCAACCGGAACGTGGCGGTGTGCCGCAGCGACAATGGCACCAGTTGCGCGACCGGCAGCGCGTGGAACCAGTGGATCACCATCGTGGTGACCGGCTCGACCGTGCTGCGCGTCAGTGCGGTGAAGGCTCCAGTCCAGCTGAGCGTGAGCGGCGCGGTCAGCGGCAACAGCGATCGCATCGTCTTCAGCCCGGACGGGTTCGCCCGCAGCAGCGCCGGGATGTTGCTCAATGCGGGGTTTTCCAGCTGTATCGCGACGACGAGCTTGAGCGACAACCTGCGGGTCGTGTACATCGTCGGCGGCAGCCGGGTCGGCTTCGTCACGACGCCTGGCAACGTTGCATGCCCTGTGCCATCAGACTCTCCACCTCCGTGA
- a CDS encoding type IV pilus modification PilV family protein — protein MISVLIMGIGMLGVAALQATALRNNQSSFERSQVVVGTTGIFDAMRANVTAARNGNYNMGMTCAAPTGTSQVVVDQRNFLNSLQAIMGASACGAISCNATACRVTVQWDDSRASHAAADATAAQTQQFQTVTRL, from the coding sequence ATGATCTCGGTGCTGATCATGGGCATCGGCATGCTGGGCGTGGCCGCCTTGCAAGCGACCGCGCTGCGCAACAACCAGAGCTCCTTCGAGCGCAGCCAGGTGGTGGTGGGTACCACCGGCATCTTCGATGCGATGCGCGCCAACGTGACGGCTGCCCGCAACGGCAACTACAACATGGGCATGACCTGTGCTGCGCCGACCGGCACGTCGCAGGTGGTGGTCGACCAGCGCAATTTCCTCAACTCGCTGCAGGCGATCATGGGCGCTTCGGCCTGCGGTGCGATCAGTTGCAACGCCACGGCTTGCCGAGTGACGGTACAGTGGGACGACAGCAGGGCCAGCCACGCGGCTGCAGATGCGACCGCCGCGCAAACCCAGCAATTCCAGACGGTGACCAGGCTATGA
- a CDS encoding prepilin-type N-terminal cleavage/methylation domain-containing protein, with the protein MNRMRRSGAPIRRYSAGLSLIELMISLVLGLLVVGAAIGIFLTNRRTYAATENLGRVQENVRTAFELMTRDIREASGNQCNSSDNMGMSNVINSPASRWWTNWSGNRLVGVSASGSFPDTVSNRVANTEGLMLLSSGDATAIVTAHTPASAQFTVNANTHGFRNGDFLIACGPNSEATGVLRIGALFQMSSGQGSTTIGHAASGSPGNSSSNLGINGAVFTYGPNTMLSRLNASRWFIGTNPRGGRSLYQGVLTNTGGTPAIVNQEVAENVQNMAITYLIPSDGGYVSAATVGTRWDQVTAINLSLTFQTQDAIGTNGLPVTRTISNVITLRNRNE; encoded by the coding sequence ATGAACCGCATGCGACGGAGCGGGGCGCCCATCAGGCGCTACAGCGCGGGCCTGAGCCTGATCGAGCTGATGATCTCCCTGGTGTTGGGGTTGCTGGTCGTGGGCGCGGCCATCGGCATCTTCCTCACCAACCGGCGCACCTATGCCGCCACCGAGAACCTGGGGCGCGTGCAGGAAAACGTGCGCACGGCGTTCGAGCTGATGACGCGCGATATCCGCGAGGCGAGCGGGAACCAGTGCAACAGCAGCGACAACATGGGCATGTCGAACGTCATCAACAGCCCGGCGTCGCGATGGTGGACGAACTGGTCGGGCAACAGGCTGGTGGGCGTATCGGCCAGCGGCAGCTTTCCGGATACCGTGTCCAATCGCGTCGCCAATACCGAAGGCCTGATGCTGCTGTCCTCGGGCGACGCGACCGCGATCGTCACCGCGCATACCCCGGCCTCTGCGCAATTCACGGTGAATGCGAATACCCACGGCTTCAGGAACGGCGATTTCCTGATCGCTTGCGGTCCGAACTCCGAAGCCACGGGGGTGTTGCGCATCGGTGCGCTGTTCCAGATGAGCAGCGGCCAGGGCAGCACGACCATCGGCCACGCCGCATCCGGTTCGCCAGGCAATTCCAGCAGCAACCTGGGCATCAACGGTGCCGTCTTCACCTACGGACCGAACACGATGCTCAGCCGGCTCAACGCATCGCGCTGGTTCATCGGTACGAATCCCAGGGGCGGGCGTTCGCTGTACCAGGGTGTGTTGACCAATACAGGCGGTACTCCGGCGATCGTCAATCAGGAAGTAGCCGAGAACGTGCAGAACATGGCGATCACCTACCTGATTCCCAGCGACGGCGGCTACGTCAGTGCCGCTACCGTCGGGACGCGGTGGGACCAGGTCACCGCCATCAATCTGTCCTTGACCTTCCAGACCCAGGACGCGATCGGAACGAACGGCCTGCCGGTGACGCGCACGATCAGCAATGTCATCACCTTGCGGAATCGCAACGAATGA
- a CDS encoding pilus assembly PilX family protein, whose translation MSTTSYSYPAPVARQAGVSLIVVLMLLLVMTLLGLAVVRGTLMQERMSGNLLDRSVNFQAAESALREGEALAAAQTVVPTGNGCSAGVCGQPVATQTERWRDPNFNGWVNASNTSRSASASATRFYIEYMGTSEAWFECNSDEKYTGQPICVRPMYRIVARSQDADRASVILQSSYIAP comes from the coding sequence ATGAGCACAACTTCATATTCATATCCGGCGCCAGTCGCGCGCCAGGCTGGCGTCTCCCTGATCGTGGTGCTGATGCTGCTGCTGGTGATGACATTGCTGGGGCTGGCGGTCGTGCGTGGAACGCTGATGCAGGAGCGGATGAGCGGCAACCTGCTCGATCGCAGCGTGAACTTCCAGGCTGCCGAGTCGGCCTTGCGCGAGGGCGAAGCGTTGGCGGCGGCGCAGACGGTCGTGCCGACGGGCAACGGATGCAGCGCTGGCGTGTGCGGTCAACCGGTGGCCACTCAGACCGAGCGCTGGCGCGATCCCAACTTCAACGGCTGGGTGAACGCCAGCAACACCAGCCGTAGCGCTTCAGCCTCCGCAACGCGTTTCTATATCGAATACATGGGCACGTCCGAAGCCTGGTTCGAATGCAACAGCGACGAGAAATACACGGGGCAGCCGATCTGCGTGCGGCCGATGTACCGGATCGTGGCGCGCAGCCAAGATGCAGACCGTGCCAGCGTCATCCTTCAATCAAGCTATATCGCGCCGTAA